AGCCGCCGTCGTGGTGGTGGTGGTGGGAGTCGTGTCCGTTGTGGACGAAGTCGGCGTCGTGGTGGTGATCGGGCAGTCGAGCACGGGCGCGCCGGACGTGCCGCCCTCCGCTGTCAGGTCCGCGAAGCTCACCCCCACCAGCCCGAGGATGCCCTGGGCGCTCGCGCGCTGCGCGGTGTCCGGCGTGAAACCGGACTTGTCGAGCGCGATCGCGCCCCGTTCGGCGTCGGTGGCCGTGCAGCCGACCTGCAACGACTTCAGGAACGCCGTCGCCTTGTCCGCTTCCGCCGTCCGACCTGCCGCGCGCAGTGCCTGTGCCGCGAGACCGGTGCTGTTGGCGTTGCCCTCGCCGGTCGCCTTGTCGTCGAGGAACCCGCCGCCGGGCTGCTGGTGCTCGGCGAACCACTTGAGCGCCTTGGCCACCGCGCCCGTCACGGCGGGGGTCTGGTCGACGGCCAGCAACGCCTGCACGGACATAGCGGTGGCGTCCGCGTGCGACACGCACGGCGTCGCTTCCAGGATCAGCGGGAAGCCGCCGTCCCCGCACTGCTGGCCGACGACGTACGTGACCGCAGTCTGCGGCGCGCCCTCCCACCGGTCCAGAGCCAGCACCGCGAACGCCTGGCTGAACCCGTTGGAGAAGTCGGGGTACTTCGACTTGTTGACGAACCGGCCGGAGGGGGCCTGCAACGCGGTGAGGCCTGCGATCAGGTCGTTGCCGGCGAACGTCGTCGGGTCCTCGCCGCGCGCCTGGACGGCCAGCGCGAGCTTCGCGTACGAGCCCGCGACGAACTCGGCGGGGTCGCCGATGTGCAGGTAGTCGTTGATGACGTCCGGCTTCGCCAGCCACGCCATCGCCCGATCCGCGCTGTCCGACGCCACACCGGCCGCGGTGAACGCGAACACGGCGTCCAACGTGCCGCCCTGGTCGCCGGAGGTGCTGCCGGGGTACACGAAGTGGTCACCGTCGATCAACTGCCGGGCGAGCCACCCCGCGGCGGCCTCGCTCGCGTCCGTCGTCACCGGCGCGTCGGGCAGGCCTTGGGCGGGCGGCACCAAGGCGAGCGCGGCGACAGCGGTGGTGGCGATGACGGCGGCGGTCCGTCTCAACGACATGTTTGCCTTTCCGGGCGCAACGCGTGAGCGGACCCCGGACAGCCGTGATCGACTTCCCCCGGGCTCCGACCCGTTGACCTCGACGGTGTCTGGAGCGTGCACGCGCGGCGGGTGTTCGGGCTCGTCCCGGGCGGGACCTACCGTTGCGGGTCAGCGCCGGATTTCGACCGGCTTCCCCCGTTTCGCACGCGATTGCCGATCGTCTGTCAACCACGATCTCCTGTCAATCCGCCTGTGGCGCGATGCTGCTCACCCCTACGTACGGTTACCGTCGCTCAAGTCAACCTGGGGAAGAGGGGTGTGGGGATGACGACTCTGGCGTCCGTGCGCGACGGTTTGGTGGCGTGGGTCGCACGGCGTTCGGCGACACGGTGGGTTGTGGGCAAGATCGGTTCGCGGGCGTTGTCGCTGCTCCCGGACCGTGCGCTGGTCCCGTTGAAGCGGGACGGCGTGGTGCCCGTCGCCGAGTTGGAGCGGATGCGGGAGGCCGGCGCGGTGCACCGGATCCCGGTGCCGTTCGGCTTGCGGGTGTGGTTGGTCACTGGTCAGGAAGAAGCCAAAAAGGTGCTTTCCGACACAGTGGCGTTCAGTAACGACTACGCCCGGCTGGGTGCGGCCGTCCGTATCGAGCAATCGCCCGGAGGCCTCGGTTTCGCCGACCCGCCCGACCACACGCGGTTGCGCAAGCTGCTCACGCCGGAGTTCACCATGCGGCGGCTGTCGCGGCTCGTGCCGCGGATCGACGCGATCGTCACCGAGCGGCTGGACGCGATCGAAGCGGCCGACGGGCCGGTGGACCTCGTGCAGGAGTTCGCGCTGCCGATCCCGTCGCTGACGATCTGCGAGCTGCTGGGCGTGCCGTACGAGGACCGTGACCGGTTCCAGGAGCTGGCGGCGGCCCGGTTCGACCTGTTCGGCGGCGCGGGGCAGGCGTTGGGGGCCATCTCGGAGTCGTTGTCGTACATGGAGGAGATCGTGCGCCGTGAGCGCCGGTCGCCGGGGGACGGCCTGATCGGGGCGATCATCCGGCAGCACGGTGACGACGTGAGCGATGTCGAGTTGGCCGGCTTGGCGGACGGCGTGCTGACCGGTGGCTTCGACACGACGGCGTCGATGCTCGCGTTGGGTGCGATCGTGCTGATGACCGACGAGGACGCGCGCACGGCGATGCGTGACGACGACGCGGCCACCGGGCCGCTGGTGGAAGAGCTGCTGCGGCACCTGAGCGTGGTGCAGGTGGCGTTCCCGCGGTTCGCCCGGCACCAGCTGCGGGTCGGTGACCAGCAGATCGAGGAAGGCGACGTGGTCGTGGTGTCCCTGACGGCGGCCAACCGCGAGGGCACGTCCGACTTCGACGCCGGTCGACCCGCGTCCGCGAACCTGGCGTTCGGCCACGGCGCGCACCGCTGCGTCGGCGCTGAGCTGGCCCGGATGGAACTGCGCGCCGCCTACCCGGCCCTGCTGCGCCGTTTCCCCAACCTCCGGATGGCCACCGACAACCCCGGCTACCGCACCGCGTCGATCGTCCACGGCGTCGACACGCTGATGGTGCACACGCGCTGACCTGAGCGGACAGCTCGCGGTGCCGGACCTCACGGTCTGGCACCGCGAAGCCCGCGACGTTTAAGTGATGCTTAACGTGAGGTGAGCAGGCTTCACTTTTCTTTAAGCCGGTCGTGGGGGACGGTGGTCCCGTGACCGGACGAGGCGTGCTGAGGATGGGAGTGCTGGCCCTGTTGTGGGGGTCGGGCTTCCTGTGGATCAAACTGGCCCTGACCGGGTTGTCGCCGGTGCAGATCACGGTGATCCGGTGCGCGCTCGGTGCGGGCGTGCTGTTGGTGCTGGCCCGTGCCGGCGGCCAGCGGCTGCCGCGCAAGCTGTGGGGTCACCTGGCGGTCGCCGCGTTCTTCTGCAACGCCCTGCCGTTCCTCCTCTTCGCCATCGGCGAGCAGACCGTGGACTCCGGCGTGGCAGGCGTCCTCAACGCGACCACCCCGCTGTTCGCCGTGCTCATCGGGCTCATGATCGGCGCTGAACGCGGCCTCACGCCGGTCCGCGTGACCGGTCTGGTCCTCGGCTTCGCCGGCGTCCTGCTGATCTTCGCCCCGTGGCAGCAGGAAGGGCTGACCAGCGTCGGAGCCCTGGCACTTCTCGGCGCGGCGGCGAGTTACGCGGTCGCGTTCGCCTACATGGGACGCAACCTCGTCGGCAAGGGCGGCCCGATCGCGGTGTCGGCCGCCCAGTTGACCGCCGCCACCGGCCTCAGCGCCGTCATGATGCCGTTCGACGGCGCCCCGACCACCCCCAACGCCACCGCGATCGTCGCCGTGGTCGTCCTCGGCGTCTTCGGCACCGGCGTCACCTTCTACCTCAACTACCGGATCATCGAGGACGAAGGCGCGACCAGCGCCGCCACCGTCGGCTACCTGCTGCCCGTCGTCTCCGTCGCACTGGGCGCGATCGTGCTCGACGAGCCGCTGACCGCGCGGATCGTGGTGGGGATGGCCGTGGTGTTGGCGGGGGTGGCGCTGACACGGTCGGCCCTGGCCAAGCGCCCGCACGAGCGAACCGGGCGTTACCAGTTGTCGGTTATGTCCACCGAGCGTGACACCGGTCGCGGCCGTTCGGCCGACCTTCGTTGACCTTGGGATAACCGCTGGTCAGGCTGCTCGGTGTACCCACGGACGAGTGACCGTTCGCTCCGTCAACCCTGCGTCGGAGCGCGCTCGCCGGGGGTCGTCCGAAGGAGCCGTTCCGTGCGTCCTTTCAGCAGAACCCTTGCCCTTCTCGCCGCCTTAGCCGCCGCGACCGGAGCCACCACAGCGACCGCCGGCGCCGCACCCCTGCACCAGGCCGACATCGTCCTGGCGACGGCGTCCGCGACCGTCCACCCGATCAAGGACTCCTACATCGTCACGCTGGACGCCACCGCCCGCAGCGGTGCGGGCGTGGCCGCCACGGCGGGCGTCACGCCGACCCATGTCTGGAACGCGGCGTTCAACGGGTTCGCCGCCAAGCTCACACCGGCACAGCTGCGCAAGCTCAGCCACGACCCGGCGGTCACCGCGATCGAGCAGGACGTGCTGGTCACCGACGCGCTCGACGCCACCCAGACCAACCCGCCGTCGTGGGGCATCGACCGGGTCGACCAGCGCAACCTGCCCCTGTCCCGCAGCTTCACCTACACGTACACCGGCGCCGGGGTGCACGCGTACATCATCGACACCGGCATCACGCCGGGCCACGCGGACTTCGGCGGCCGGGCCACGTTCGACTACAACGGCATCGACACCAACAACACCGACTGCCACGGCCACGGCACGCACGTCGCCGGCACCGTCGGCTCCGCCACCTACGGCGTCGCCAAGGGCGTGCGGCTGCACGGCGTGAAGGTCATGAACTGCTCAGGCAGCGCCACGACCACCGCGGCGATCAACGCGATCAACTGGGTCACGGCCAACCACACCAAGCCCGCCGTGGCCAACACGTCCTGGAACTTCACCGCGTCGGCGAGCCTGGAGACCGCGATCCGCAACATGATCGCCGCGGGCGTCTTCCTGGCCACCTCGGCGGGCAACACCGGCGGCAACTCGTGCGACCGCCTGCCGCGCAAGGTCGAGACGGCCAGCGTGGTCGCCTCTTCCACCAACACCGACGCCCGGTCCTCGTTCTCCAGCACCGGCCCGTGCGTCGACATCTACGCGCCCGGCAGCTCGATCGTCTCGACCGTCCGCACGGGCGGCTCGGGCACGATGAGCGGCACGTCGATGGCGGCCCCGCACGTGGCGGGCGTGGCCGCGCTCTACAAGCAGCGGTACGGCGACCAGTCGTCGGCCACCGTGCACAACTGGCTGAACTCCAGCGCCACGCCGAACGTCGTCAGCGGCGGCACCACCGGCGGCACGGTCAACCGGCTGCTGTTCACCAACGGTTCCTGATCGCACCCCGGCGCGCGGGCGGGGACGTCCGCGTGCCGGGGACCTCCCCTCAGGATCGCTCTGCGAAGATCGGCCCATGGGGACCACCGCGCTGGTGCTGCCGCTCGCCGACTCCGCCGCGGACCTGGACACGGTGGGCGGCAAGGGCGCCTCGCTGGCCCGGCTCGCCGCCGCAGGCCTGCCGGTGCCGGACGGCTTCCACCTGACCACGCACGCCTACCGCCGGTTCGTCGCGGACATCGAAGCGCGGATCGGGGACGCGCTGCGCGAGGACGACTCGGCGGCCCTGATCGCCGCCGAGTTCGAGCGCAAGGACATGCCCGAGGAGATCGCCGCCGCGATCCGTGCCGCCCTGCCGCCGGGACCGGTCGCGGTGCGTTCGTCGGCGACCGCCGAGGACCTGCCGGACCTGTCGTTCGCGGGCCAGCACGACACGTTCCTCGACGTCACCGGCGACGACGTGCTGGACGCCGTCAAGCGGTGCTGGGCGTCGCTGTGGACGGAACGCGCCATCGCCTACCGCGCCCGCAACGGCATCACCGACGTGGCGTTGGCCGTGGTGGTGCAGGAGATGGTGCCCGCCGACGCCGCCGGCGTGCTGTTCACCGCGAACCCCGTCACCGGCGCGCGGACCGAGTCGGTGGTCAACGCCGCGCCCGGTCTGGGTGAGGCGCTGGTCGGCGGAACCGTCACCCCGGACGAGTACGTGGTGACCTCCGGCGTGGTGCGGCGGTCGGGCGACCTGCTGTCCGACGCCGAAGTGCTGGAGCTGGCCGGGCTGGGGGAGCGGATCCAGGACCTGTACGGCATGCCGATGGACGTCGAGTGGGCCGTGGTCGGCGGTCGGATCTCGGTGTTGCAGGCCCGGCCGATCACCGCGCTGCCCGAGGCGAGGGCCGAGGTGTGGAACGACAGCCTGCGCGGCGACTACCTGTGGACGTGCGCGAACCTGCGCGAAGCCGTGCCGAGCGTGATGACGCCCGCCACCTGGTCGTTCGCAAAGGTGCTTGCTCAGCCACCGATCGCCGGGCACCCGATGACGGGCGCCATCGGCGGCCGGTTCTACCTCAACATCAGCGTCGCGCTGGCCGTCGGATCGGCGCTCGGGCTGGGGCTCGGCGGGTTCATGCTCCAGACGACCGAGCAGTACTTCGGCCGCATCCCGCCCGGCGTGGAGCTGCCGAGCCTGCCGATGTCACGCCTGGCCGTGCTGCGTGCGGCGATCGGCGCGGCGGGGCCGTTCCTGCGGCAGGGCCGTGAGTACCGGGTGAAGATCGACGGGCTGCTGGCCTCCGCGCCCGACCGCGCCGAACGTCTGCACGCCGCCTTCCGCGCCGCGTCCACACCCGATGACCTGCTCGCACTGTGGAAGTCCGATGTGGACGGAGTGCTGCACGTGGACGCCAGGGTGTTCGACGCGGGCGCGCGCAACGGCTCGATGTCGTCGCACAAGGTCCGCCGCCGGCTCGTGAAGCTGGTGGGGGAGGACGACGCCACCGCGTTGCTCACCGGAGCGCACGGCGCGGCGGGCGAGTTGGAAAGCCTGGGCCCGCTGCTGGGCCTGGCCCGCTTGAACCGGGGCGAGATCACCCGCGAGGCGTACGTCCGGCAGTACGGCCACCGGTTCGCCGACGAGTTCGAGGTGTCCGCGCCGCGCCCGGCCGAGGACCCGGAGTGGCCCGCACGGCAGGACGTCGGCATCGACCCCGAAGAACTGCTGGCCCGGCAGGCCGCCGTGCGCGACTCGGCGTGGGAACGGCTGCGCGCCGCCCACCCCGGCAAGGTGGAATCCCTGCGCCGCCAGGTGGCCAAGCTCGCCGAGCTGGCCCGTGAACGGGAACGGGCGAGGTCGGAGTTCGCCCGGACGTTCGGCATCCTGCGGGCGTTCCTGGTGCGGGTGGGCGAGGTGACCGGGCACGGCGACGACGTGTTCTTCCTGCCGTTCCAGGAGACCTTGCGCGTCCTCGAAGGCGACGAGACCCCGCTGGCATCGGTCCCGGCCCGCAGAGCCGCCTACGACCGCTACCGCGCGCTGCCGCCGTACCCCACGGTGATCCGGGGCCACTTCGACCCCGAAACCTGGGCCGCCGACCCGAATCGCAGGTCGGACGTCTACGACTCGTCGGCCGAGCCCCTGGGTGACGCCGTGTCCGGTTTCCCCGGCGCTGCGGGCGTGGTGGAGGGCGTGGCGCGGGTGATCCACGACGTCGAGGACGGCGCGTTGCTGCGGCAGGGCGAGATCCTGGTGACCACGGTGACGAACATCGGCTGGACCCCGCTGTTCCCGCGCGCGGCCGCCGTGGTCACGGACGTCGGCGCGCCGTTGTCGCACGCCGCGATCGTGGCCCGTGAACTCGGCATCCCGGCCGTCGTCGGCTGCGGCAACGCCACCACCCGGATCAAGACCGGCGACCGCGTCCGGGTCGACGGCGGACGCGGCACCGTGAACGTGCTGGACCGGTGACCGGGTAGTACGCGCGTTCGTTCCACCGACCGTTGCGGCAGCCGGAGTATTCCATTGGGGTGACGGAATCGTTACAGTCTGTTTCTGGGAACGCTCCCAGAAACGACAACGAAGGGGTTGTTGTGCGAAATCTGCTGGCGGCGGTAGCCGCTGTGGTGTCGATAGCCGGGTTGGTGGTGATCGGCGGGACCAGCCCTGCGGGGGCGGCTCCCGTCTGCGCCGTGGACTACAAGCTCAACCAGTGGTCGACCGGGTTTACCGCCAACGTGACCGTGACCAACCAGTCCGCTCCGGTCACCTCGTGGACGCTCGCCTGGACCTTCTCCGGCAACCAGGCGATCAGCTCCGGGTGGAGCGCGAACGTGAGGCAGTCCGGCGCGCAGGTGACGGCGTCCAACATGCCGTGGAACGGTTCGCTGGCCACGGGCGCGAGCGCCCAGTTCGGCTTCCAGGCGACGTACAGCGGCACGAACGCGACGCCGACCGACTTCGCGTTCAACGGTGTCTCGTGCAGCGGTGACCCGACCACGACCACCACGCCCACTTCCACCACCACGAGCACGTCCACGAGCACGTCGACCTCGACCTCGACCACGACGTCGACGACCACCACCACGACCACCACTACGACGACCAACCCGACCGGCTGCGGCACGGCGGCGTTGTGCGACGACTTCGAGCAGCAGACCGGGACCACCCCGGCCGGCCGCTGGACCGTCGGCGCGTCCAACTGCACGGGTCAGGGCACGGTGGCCATCGACAACTCGGTCGCGCACAGCGGCTCGAAGTCGGTGCGGGTGAACGGCGCGTCCGGCTACTGCAACCACATCTTCTTCGGCACCCCGGTGTCCGGGTCCGGCCCGGTGCACGGCCGGTTCTACGTCCGCCACACCACGGCCCTGCCGATGGCGCACGTGACGTTCATGGCCATGAAGGACTCCGCGGACGGCGGCAAGGACCTGCGCATGGGCGGCCAGAACTCGGCGCTCCAGTGGAACCGCGAGTCCGACGACGCCACCCTGCCCGAGCAGAGCCCGGCGGGTGTGGCGAAGAGCAAGCCGCTGCCCACCGGCCAGTGGAACTGCGTGCAGTTCACCGTCGACCCGGCGGGCAAGATCTCGACCTCGCTGAACGGCGGGGTGGTCGAGGGCCTGGTCGTCGACGGTGTGTCCACCCCCGACGTCGACAGCCAGTGGCTGCGCAAGACCGGCTGGCGGCCCGCCGTCACCGACCTTCGGCTGGGTTGGGAGAGCTACGGCGACGGCGCCAACACCCTTTGGTACGACGACGTCGCGGTCGGCTCCTCGCCGATCGGCTGCTGAGGTAGATCGCTCCGTGGAAGAGGGGAGGGCCGGTCGAGACCGGCCCTCCCCGTTCAGCCCGAGTGGATCAGGACGCCGTCACGGAGACGTCGTCCAGCACGAACGAGGTCTGGTAGGACCAGTCCTCCGCGCCGGTGAAGCTCAGCGTGACGCTCTGGCCCGCGTACGCGCCCAGGTTGAAGGTGCGCACGGCGTAGCCGGACGGGTTGAGGTTGGTGTAGGTCGCCAGGGTGGTCGAGCCCGCCTTGACGGTGAACGTGTCGAACACGGCCGGCTCGTACTCCGCCGTGCTGATCTTCAGCCACAGCGACAGGGTGGTGTTGGCGCAGCCCGCCGGGACGGTGACGGTCTGGGACAGCGTCTCGGTGTAGGTGTAGCCGTAGCCGCCGATCCAGGAGGAACGGCTGCCGGTGCGCGGTGAGCCTTCGCCGGTCCACGCGCCGATCGTCCAGGTGGCGTTCGACCAGCCGGTGGTGCCGCTCTCGAACCCGCCGTTGACCAGCTTCTCACCGGGCGCGGAGCACGAACCTCCGGTCGGGCTGATGGTCCAGGTGAACGTGGTGCTCGCGGACTTGCTCGCGGTGTCGGTCGCCGTGACGGTCACGGTGTAGGCGCCGGCGGTGGTGGGCGTGCCCGAGATCAGACCGGTCGACGCGGCGAGCGTCAGGCCGGGCGGCAGGCCGGTGGCCGACCAGGTGTACGGCGGCGCGCCGCCCGAGGCCTTCAGCTGGAGGCTGGTGGCCGTGCCGACGGTGCCGGTCTGGTTGCCCGGCGGGGTGACCGACGGGTTGCCGGGACCGGGGTCGCCGGTGTTGACGTACAGCAGCCGGTTCGGCGAACCGGTGCCCGGACTGGTGATCTTGTCCAGGGTGGAGTTGGCGACCATCGCGTTGGCGACCTGCGCGGGCGTCAACGACGGGGTGGCGCCGAGCAGGACCGCGGCCCCGCCCGCGACGTGCGGTGCGGCCATCGACGTGCCGCTGATCGTGTTGGTCGCGGTGTCGTTGGTCATCCACGCCGAGGTGATGTTCTGACCAGGCGCGAAGATATCCGTGCACGTGCCCCAGTTGGAGAACGAGGCGCGCGCGTCGGTGTTGGTCGACGCGTTCACGGTGATCGCCTCGGCGACCCGCGCCGGGGTGAAGTTGCACGCGTTGGCGTTGGAGTTGCCGGACGCGATCGCGTAGGTCACGCCGTCGGCGATCGAGTTGCGGACCGCGTTCTCACCGGTGGTGTCGCTGCCCTGGCCCCCGAGGCTCATGTTCGCCACGGCGGGGCCGGAGGTGTGGTGGCCGGTGACCCAGTCGATGCCCGCCGCGACGCCGGCGAACGAGCCGGAGCCCTGGCAGTTGAGCACCTTGACCGCGATCAGCCGGACGCCCTTGGCGACGCCGTGCGCGGTGCCGCCGACGGTCCCGGCGACGTGGGTGCCGTGGCCGTTGCAGTCGGTGTTGTTGGTGTCGACGGTGTTCGTGCCCCAGCTGGCACGGCCGCCGAAGTCGCTGTGCGTGGTCCGGATGCCGGTGTCGATGATGTAGGCGGTGACGCCGGTTCCGTCGTTCGGGTAGGTGTAGGTCGAGTCCAGCGGCAGGTTGCGCTGGTCGATCCGGTCCAGCCCCCAGGACGGCGGGTTCGGCTGGGTCCCGGTCGCCTGGACGGTGCCGTTCTGCTGGACGTAGGCGACGCCGGGTTCGGCGGCCAGGCGGCGGGCGGCCCGTTCGGACAGCGTGCCCGCGAAGCCCTTCAGCGCGTGGCGGTAGGTGAAGTCGACCTTGGCGTCGTGCTTGGCGCTGAGGTCGGAGGTGAGCGCGTCGACGCTCTGGGTGGTCACGTCGTTGTAGACGACGATGTAGCTGTCCTTGATGGCGGTCGGGTTGTTGGCGCCGAGAATGTCGCCTTCGGCGGCCGCGGGCGTTGCGCCGGTGGCCAGCGCCATGGCGGTCACCGCCGCGCCGGCTAATGCGATCAGGGCTCGTCTTGATCCGCGAACGTCTCCCATTGCAGGGTTCTCCCTCATGCAGGGTTACCGGCGGACCCGAATGTGGGCTCGGTTCCGTCGGGGAGTGGAGGTTCTGCGATCACGTTCGCGCGGACGTGATCGGGAACGTTAGAGGACCGGGTGAGGCCGGACAATCGGCCGGCCGTGGGAACGATTCGCCATGTGGCCACTGGTCCAGTGAATTATCAACTACCTCGATAACTTCAGTGTTGAATGAAACGAGCGTTCCCGGCATCGCTTGACACCAAGGAACGCTCGTTTCAAAACAAGCCAGGACGGTCAGCGGCCGACGTAGGCCCGGAGGTGCTGGGCGGTGAGCGTGGACGCGTTCTCGACCAGGTCGGCGGGCGTGCCGGTGAACACGATCCGGCCGCCGTCGTGCCCGGCGCCGGGGCCGAGGTCGATGATCCAGTCGGCGTGGGCCATGACGGCCTGGTGGTGCTCGATCACGATGACCGTGTTGCCGTCGTCCACCAGGCGGTCGAGCAGTGCCAGCAGTTGGTCCACGTCAGCGAGGTGCAGGCCGGTGGTCGGCTCGTCCAGGATGTAGGTGGACGCCTTCTCCGCCATGTGGATCGCGAGCTTGAGCCGCTGCCGCTCGCCGCCGGACAGCGTGGTCAAGGGCTGGCCGAGGGAGAGGTAGCCGAGGCCGACGTCCACGAGCCGGTCGAGGATCGCCTTGGCCTGCTTCTCGGTGAAGAACTCGCGGGCGTCGGTGACGGACATGCCGAGGACTTCGCTGATGTTCTTGCCGCGGAGCTTGTGCGTGAGCACTTCCGGCGTGAACCGCTTGCCTTCGCATTCCTCGCACACGGACGCGACGCCGGCCATCATCGCGAGGTCGGTGTAGACGAGGCCGATGCCCTTGCACTTCGGGCACGCGCCTTCGGAGTTGGCGCTGAACAGTGCGGCTTTGACGCCGTTGGCCTTGGCGAAGGCGGTGCGGATCGGGTCGAGCAGGCCGGTGTAGGTGGCCGGGTTGGACCGCCGTGAGCCGCGGATGGCCGCCTGGTCGACGGTGACGACGTCCGGACGGCGGGCCAGCGATCCGTGGATGAGGGAGCTCTTGCCGGAGCCGGCGACGCCGGTTACGACGGTGAGCACGCCGAGGGGGATGTCGACGTCGATGTTCTTCAGGTTGTGCAGTGAGGCGCCGGTGATCGGGAGTTGGCCGGCGGGTTCGCGGATGTCGTCGCGGAGGCGGGCGCGGTGGTCGAGGTGGCGGCCGGTGAGGGTGTCGGAGGCGCGGAGTTCGGCGACGGTGCCGGTGAAGGTGATGTGGCCGCCGTTGGCGCCCGCGCCGGGGCCGAGGTCGATGACGTGGTCGGCGATGCGGATGGTCTCGGGCTTGTGCTCGACCACGAGGACGGTGTTGCCCTTGTCGCGGAGGCGGAGCAGGAGGTCGTTCATCCGCTGGATGTCGTGGGGGTGCAGGCCGATGGTGGGTTCGTCGAAGACGTAGGTGACGTCGGTGAGGGCGGAGCCGAGGTGGCGGACCATCTTGACGCGCTGGGCCTCGCCGCCGGAGAGGGTGGCGGCGGGTCGGTCGAGGCTGAGGTAGCCGAGGCCGATCTCGACCAGGGAGTCGAGGAGTTCCTTGAGGGTGGTGAGCATGGGGCCGACGGAGCGGTCGCTGACCTTGGCGACCCAGTCGGCGAGGTCGCTGATCTGCATGGTGGAGCAGTCGGCGATGTTGACGCCGTCGATCTTGGATTCGAGGGCGGCGGCGTTGAGGCGTGCGCCGTGGCAGTCGGGGCATTCGGCGAAGGTGACCGCGCGGTCCACGAAGGCGCGGATGTGCGGCTGCATGTTCTCCCGGTCCTTGCCGAGCATGAGGCGTTGGACTTTGACCAGGAGGCCTTCGTAGGTGACGTTGGTCTTGCCGATCTTGACCTTGGTGGATTCGAGGTTGAGGAAGGCGTCCCATTCCTCTTCGGTGAAGTCCTGGAGTTTCTTGTCGGGGTCGTAGAAGCCGGATTGCAGGTAGGTCTGGACGTACCAGTTGTCGACGGTGAAGCCGGGGATGGTGATGGCGCCGTCGGTGAGTGATCTGGTGCGGTCCACGAGTTGGTCGACGTCGATGGTGGAGACGCGGCCGAGGCCTTCGCAGTGCGTGCACATGCCTTCGGGGAGGTTGAAGCTGAAGGCGCCGGAGGTGCCGACGTGGGGTGTGCCGAGGCGGCTGAAGAGGATGCGGAGCATGGTGTGGGCGTCGGTGGCGGTGCCGACGGTGGAGCGTGAGTTCGTGCCCATGCGTTCCTGGTCCACGATGATCGCGGCGCTGAGGTTTCGCAGGCCGTCGACGTCGGGGCGGCCGAGGCTGGGCATGAAGGACTGGATGAACGCGGTGTAGGTCTCGTTGATGAGTCGTTGGGACTCGGCGGCGATGGTGCCGAAGACGAGGGAGGACTTGCCCGAGCCGGAGACGCCGGTGAAGACGGTGAGTCGTCGTTTGGGGATGTCGACGGAGATGTCGGCGAGGTTGTTCACCCTGGCCCCGCGGACCTGGATGACGTCGTGGCTGTCGGCTGGTGCGGACATCGCCTGGCTTCCCCCTGCTTTGTTTATGTCGTAAGGTGACCGCGGGCACGATACTTTAGGCTGTAAAGGGGTGGCAAGTGGCCGTCTTCGCCGGGCAGGGTGACGCGGGTCGGTCGATGCGGCTGCTGTGGCGTGGGCCCGGTGGGGGAGCGGGGCCGGGGCTGAGCGTGG
This is a stretch of genomic DNA from Saccharothrix ecbatanensis. It encodes these proteins:
- a CDS encoding cellulose-binding domain-containing protein; amino-acid sequence: MRNLLAAVAAVVSIAGLVVIGGTSPAGAAPVCAVDYKLNQWSTGFTANVTVTNQSAPVTSWTLAWTFSGNQAISSGWSANVRQSGAQVTASNMPWNGSLATGASAQFGFQATYSGTNATPTDFAFNGVSCSGDPTTTTTPTSTTTSTSTSTSTSTSTTTSTTTTTTTTTTTNPTGCGTAALCDDFEQQTGTTPAGRWTVGASNCTGQGTVAIDNSVAHSGSKSVRVNGASGYCNHIFFGTPVSGSGPVHGRFYVRHTTALPMAHVTFMAMKDSADGGKDLRMGGQNSALQWNRESDDATLPEQSPAGVAKSKPLPTGQWNCVQFTVDPAGKISTSLNGGVVEGLVVDGVSTPDVDSQWLRKTGWRPAVTDLRLGWESYGDGANTLWYDDVAVGSSPIGC
- a CDS encoding S8 family peptidase, with the translated sequence MGDVRGSRRALIALAGAAVTAMALATGATPAAAEGDILGANNPTAIKDSYIVVYNDVTTQSVDALTSDLSAKHDAKVDFTYRHALKGFAGTLSERAARRLAAEPGVAYVQQNGTVQATGTQPNPPSWGLDRIDQRNLPLDSTYTYPNDGTGVTAYIIDTGIRTTHSDFGGRASWGTNTVDTNNTDCNGHGTHVAGTVGGTAHGVAKGVRLIAVKVLNCQGSGSFAGVAAGIDWVTGHHTSGPAVANMSLGGQGSDTTGENAVRNSIADGVTYAIASGNSNANACNFTPARVAEAITVNASTNTDARASFSNWGTCTDIFAPGQNITSAWMTNDTATNTISGTSMAAPHVAGGAAVLLGATPSLTPAQVANAMVANSTLDKITSPGTGSPNRLLYVNTGDPGPGNPSVTPPGNQTGTVGTATSLQLKASGGAPPYTWSATGLPPGLTLAASTGLISGTPTTAGAYTVTVTATDTASKSASTTFTWTISPTGGSCSAPGEKLVNGGFESGTTGWSNATWTIGAWTGEGSPRTGSRSSWIGGYGYTYTETLSQTVTVPAGCANTTLSLWLKISTAEYEPAVFDTFTVKAGSTTLATYTNLNPSGYAVRTFNLGAYAGQSVTLSFTGAEDWSYQTSFVLDDVSVTAS
- a CDS encoding ATP-binding cassette domain-containing protein, yielding MSAPADSHDVIQVRGARVNNLADISVDIPKRRLTVFTGVSGSGKSSLVFGTIAAESQRLINETYTAFIQSFMPSLGRPDVDGLRNLSAAIIVDQERMGTNSRSTVGTATDAHTMLRILFSRLGTPHVGTSGAFSFNLPEGMCTHCEGLGRVSTIDVDQLVDRTRSLTDGAITIPGFTVDNWYVQTYLQSGFYDPDKKLQDFTEEEWDAFLNLESTKVKIGKTNVTYEGLLVKVQRLMLGKDRENMQPHIRAFVDRAVTFAECPDCHGARLNAAALESKIDGVNIADCSTMQISDLADWVAKVSDRSVGPMLTTLKELLDSLVEIGLGYLSLDRPAATLSGGEAQRVKMVRHLGSALTDVTYVFDEPTIGLHPHDIQRMNDLLLRLRDKGNTVLVVEHKPETIRIADHVIDLGPGAGANGGHITFTGTVAELRASDTLTGRHLDHRARLRDDIREPAGQLPITGASLHNLKNIDVDIPLGVLTVVTGVAGSGKSSLIHGSLARRPDVVTVDQAAIRGSRRSNPATYTGLLDPIRTAFAKANGVKAALFSANSEGACPKCKGIGLVYTDLAMMAGVASVCEECEGKRFTPEVLTHKLRGKNISEVLGMSVTDAREFFTEKQAKAILDRLVDVGLGYLSLGQPLTTLSGGERQRLKLAIHMAEKASTYILDEPTTGLHLADVDQLLALLDRLVDDGNTVIVIEHHQAVMAHADWIIDLGPGAGHDGGRIVFTGTPADLVENASTLTAQHLRAYVGR